A genome region from Mercenaria mercenaria strain notata chromosome 11, MADL_Memer_1, whole genome shotgun sequence includes the following:
- the LOC123532196 gene encoding neurogenic differentiation factor 1-like has product MPTRSILHDDIECEEESDFPSDEDLEISDQDEIICKQDRDKNNPKKGKRRKSDSTDKDEPKVPKKRGPKKKKMTKARLLRLRVRRVKANTRERNRMHGLNDALDILRKHVPCYSKTQKLSKIETLRLACNYIGALGNILKTGIRPDGISFAKALSKGLSQNTMNLVAGCLQLNPRTLLPESAAYSKPYQFLYENSLDFTSPTLIRQTEFSNQCFQSYESFSPSRANACYSVPSINQVPHTTIQTPISDFGSPRIMSPLQGYTADNSFQVEAMTSSNFLRCDNVMDSYPNNYVTPPSQNGTIYHPSVVTSIQDCVPTCAIIDNMSDSILENDIAMLGTSPSIFDQMAP; this is encoded by the coding sequence atgccTACAAGATCCATACTGCACGATGATATTGAATGTGAAGAAGAATCTGACTTCCCGTCAGACGAAGATCTTGAAATCTCGGACCAGGACGAGATTATCTGTAAACAAGATCGAGACAAAAATAACCCAAAGAAGGGAAAACGTAGAAAATCAGACAGTACTGACAAAGATGAACCCAAAGTTCCGAAAAAGCGCGGACCGAAAAAGAAAAAGATGACAAAGGCAAGGTTACTTCGTCTGAGAGTCCGTAGAGTGAAAGCCAACACGAGAGAACGAAACCGGATGCATGGGTTAAATGATGCACTTGATATATTACGAAAACATGTTCCATGTTATTCGAAGACtcaaaagttatcaaaaattGAAACGCTGCGTCTAGCATGCAACTATATTGGTGCCttaggaaatattttgaaaactggAATTCGACCGGACGGGATTTCCTTTGCCAAAGCACTGTCAAAAGGCTTATCACAAAATACGATGAATCTAGTGGCTGGATGTCTGCAGCTGAATCCAAGAACACTTTTACCGGAATCTGCAGCTTATTCGAAACCGTACCAATTTTTGTACGAAAATTCTTTGGATTTTACATCACCAACGTTGATCCGTCAGACGGAATTTTCGAACCAGTGCTTTCAGTCGTATGAAAGCTTCTCGCCGTCACGTGCGAACGCGTGTTACTCAGTGCCTTCAATAAATCAAGTGCCTCATACAACCATCCAGACGCCCATATCTGATTTTGGAAGCCCGAGGATTATGAGCCCTCTTCAGGGATATACTGCGGACAACAGTTTTCAAGTCGAGGCAATGACGTCATCAAATTTTTTACGCTGTGATAACGTCATGGATTCGTATCCAAACAATTACGTAACTCCTCCGTCCCAAAATGGAACAATTTATCATCCGAGCGTTGTAACATCTATACAGGACTGTGTCCCGACTTGTGCAATAATTGATAACATGTCAGATTCTATTCTTGAAAACGACATCGCAATGTTAGGAACCAGCCCAAGTATATTCGATCAAATGGCCCCATGA